One part of the Gossypium raimondii isolate GPD5lz chromosome 1, ASM2569854v1, whole genome shotgun sequence genome encodes these proteins:
- the LOC105782996 gene encoding zinc transporter 1 encodes MAHFQLCSLKILQIFSLLLILLYPATVSCNCTCDKEDIQQNKAEALRYKLGAIAAILVAGAIGVSLPLLGTRIPALRPENDIFFMIKAFAAGVILATGFVHILPDAFESLTSPCLKESSPWGKFPFSGFIAMMSAIGTLMIDAFATGYYERQHLSKHKHVNAADEEHAGHVHVHTHATHGHAHGSASPSQELVLPGLIRQRIISQVLEVGIVVHSVVIGISLGASQSPDTIRPLVAALSFHQFFEGMGLGGCISQAQFKSVSVAIMGTFFSLTTPLGIAIGIGISSFYRDNSPTGLIVDGVFNSASAGILIYMALVDLLAADFMNPRLQSNVRLQIGVNLSLLLGTACMSVLAKWA; translated from the exons ATGGCTCATTTTCAGCTTTGTTCATTAAAAATCTTGCagattttttctcttcttctcatCCTCCTTTACCCTGCAACAGTCTCTTGCAATTGTACTTGTGATAAGGAGGACATCCAACAAAATAAAGCCGAAGCACTCAGATATAAACTCGGTGCCATTGCTGCCATTCTTGTTGCCGGGGCTATTGGAGTTAGCCTCCCATTGTTGGGGACACGAATCCCTGCGTTAAGGCCCGAAAATGACATATTCTTCATGATCAAGGCTTTTGCTGCCGGTGTTATCCTTGCAACAGGGTTCGTTCACATCCTCCCGGATGCTTTTGAAAGCCTAACTTCACCATGCCTTAAAGAAAGTAGTCCATGGGGGAAATTCCCTTTCTCTGGTTTCATTGCCATGATGTCAGCGATAGGGACGTTAATGATCGATGCATTTGCGACAGGGTATTATGAGAGACAACATCTAAGTAAGCATAAGCATGTTAATGCTGCAGATGAAGAACATGCAGGTCATGTACATGTTCATACACATGCCACACACGGTCATGCTCATGGCTCTGCTTCCCCATCTCAGGAGTTGGTTTTACCAGGGCTTATCCGTCAACGTATCATATCCCAA GTGTTGGAGGTGGGAATTGTGGTTCATTCCGTGGTGATTGGGATATCTTTAGGTGCTTCTCAAAGTCCTGACACAATAAGGCCACTGGTAGCAGCCTTGTCTTTCCATCAGTTTTTTGAAGGAATGGGTCTTGGTGGTTGCATATCTCAG gcACAATTCAAGTCGGTATCGGTGGCAATCATGGGAACCTTTTTCTCCTTGACAACCCCTCTGGGGATCGCAATAGGTATAGGAATTTCAAGTTTCTACAGGGACAACTCCCCAACAGGTCTTATAGTGGACGGAGTTTTCAATTCAGCTTCAGCTGGGATATTGATATACATGGCTCTTGTTGACCTGCTTGCTGCGGATTTCATGAACCCAAGGTTGCAATCCAATGTTAGGCTTCAAATTGGAGTTAATCTTTCCCTTCTCCTCGGGACTGCTTGCATGTCTGTTTTGGCCAAATGGGCTTAA